From the Sebastes umbrosus isolate fSebUmb1 chromosome 2, fSebUmb1.pri, whole genome shotgun sequence genome, one window contains:
- the cdkl5 gene encoding cyclin-dependent kinase-like 5 isoform X4, which yields MNKFEVLGIVGEGAYGVVLKCRHKETNELVAIKKFKDSEENEEVKETTLRELKMLRTLKQDNIVELKEAFRRRGKLYLVFEYVERNMLELLEELPNGAPPDKVRSYIYQLIKAINWCHTNDIVHRDIKPENLLISSEDVLKLCDFGFARNLSEGTDANYTEYVATRWYRSPELLLGAPYGKAVDMWSVGCILGELSDGQPLFPGESEIDQLFTIQKVLGPLPAEQMKLFYNNPRFHGIRFPSVTHPQTLERRYQGILSVLMLDLMKSLLLLNPTERFLTEQSLNHPAFQPLRQAERERPPPTSPNPPRSSKRKTHHHGENTVPTRSHTKSTSRRSNTKECSSLPRHGDLHHLGNKSFLNGNKPAPSSLSPTLHPKAQYMSQTLNRSASSNKDLANNNLPPLLSPKEAKGKTEFDFSMGPSPKLPDQGHGAKYGHSKPSSSRSQQQQQQQQQQQQQQQQQQHQQQQQQQAGRHTFLEGKTNTLQSGAEKQHGRHTHSMADSAHGSMSSSSKSSASYLSLSKSHSALSDAKSVGNLSDGRLHLDDPNANTTAGVGPGARFFPASCLDLNAPSVPQGPPGSPSARHSDRSGHSPASRSSGNVRMESSTLDSSSRHKSRHKPLAPEEAGAPELLDPGGAGMPSTHTLPSPHESYHYGLGYTSPFSSQQRPQRHSMYVRRERHRPHGVESTMAGLPPPGQAIPTRASSLQLLSPQLQHRTNLTGHSVSSSREDCNEDMTRSEQPPKDMSHPCAPIKDSTRDNTAAFHTQRSKNEVGMYHDPHGEDGGSSKENRMIFTESMPRRVGSFYRVPSPRPDNSSSFHDGVGQGRGPVVPVVPGDPVAMANHSKRQTAFDWTAAEAMVMNPPEPVKEKEKQGFFRAIKKKKKKTQIVPGNGQEHLSLQRSSKSSSHHGSRRKNRERSRDRDREREQSRDRDRDRERERERERERERERERERERGRERERVNDWPQEKPVDSHSQSQPLKSLRRLLHLSPSSSNQGQPPPPPPDLRFQAPLPNPPQPPSKVGYSEVRGHADSRGHPGVSSSAQAKSRKPSYPLPGQIESSWHVSALQRAEGAQFTPEQLGIKPGQNGPTFTRASRTRMPNLNDLKETAL from the exons GAAACCAATGAGCTGGTGGCCATTAAGAAGTTCAAAGACAGCGAGG AAAATGAGGAGGTCAAGGAGACGACGCTTCGGGAGCTGAAGATGCTTCGGACGTTGAAGCAGGACAACATCGTGGAGCTGAAGGAGGCTTTTCGCAGGAGGGGGAAACTCTACCTCGTCTTTGAATACGTCGAGAGG AACATGCTGGAGCTACTAGAGGAGCTGCCAAACGGTGCACCGCCTGATAAAGTCCGCAGCTACATCTACCAGCTCATCAAAGCCATCAACTGGTGTCACACCAATGATATAGTACACAGAG ATATCAAGCCGGAGAACCTCCTCATCAGCTCCGAGGATGTTCTCAAACTCTGTGACTTTG GTTTCGCTCGTAACCTGTCTGAAGGAACAGATGCCAATTACACTGAGTATGTGGCTACAAGGTGGTACCGCTCgcctgagctgctgctggg ggCTCCCTATGGAAAGGCGGTGGACATGTGGTCGGTGGGGTGTATCCTCGGGGAGCTGAGTGACGGACAGCCCTTGTTTCCAGGGGAGAGTGAGATAGATCAG CTCTTCACCATTCAGAAGGTTTTGGGGCCACTTCCTGCAGAGCAGATGAAACTCTTCTACAACAACCCTCGCTTTCATGGAATCAGG ttTCCCTCAGTTACTCATCCTCAGACTTTGGAGAGACGGTACCAAGGCATCTTGAGTGTTTTGATGTTGGATCTGATGAAG AGCCTGTTGCTGCTGAACCCGACTGAGCGTTTTCTGACCGAGCAGAGTTTGAACCATCCGGCCTTTCAGCCTCTGAGGCAggccgagagagagaggcctCCTCCCACGTCTCCCAACCCACCGCGCTCCTCCAAGAGGAAAACACACCATCATGGAGAGAACACAGTTCCCACGAG gAGTCACACTAAGAGCACGAGCCGTCGCTCCAACACTAAAGAATGTTCCAGCCTCCCTCGCCATGGCGACCTCCATCACCTCGGCAACAAGAGTTTCCTCAACGGTAACAAACCGGCCCCGTCCAGTTTAAGCCCTACGCTTCACCCTAAGGCCCAGTACATGTCCCAGACCCTCAATCGCTCTGCCTCATCCAACAAAGATCTGGCTAACAACAACCTGCCGCCCCTCCTCAGTCCCAAAGAAGCCAAAGGCAAGACGGAGTTTGATTTCAGCATGGGGCCCTCTCCAAAGCTGCCGGACCAGGGACATGGGGCGAAGTATGGCCACAGCAAACCCAGCTCCTCTcgctctcagcagcagcagcagcagcagcagcagcagcagcagcagcagcagcagcagcagcaccagcagcagcagcagcagcaggccggCCGCCACACCTTCCTGGAAGGCAAGACCAACACGCTGCAGTCTGGAGCAGAGAAGCAACATGGCCGACACACCCACAGTATGGCCGACTCTGCCCACGGATCCATGTCGTCCTCTTCTAAGAGTTCAGCCTCTTATCTCAGCCTGTCCAAGAGCCACAGCGCGCTGAGTGACGCCAAATCTGTAGGGAACCTCAGCGACGGTCGACTCCACCTAGACGACCCGAACGCCAACACGACAGCAGGGGTGGGACCCGGCGCCCGCTTCTTCCCCGCCAGCTGTTTAGACCTCAACGCCCCTTCAGTTCCCCAGGGGCCGCCCGGCAGCCCCTCTGCTCGCCACAGCGATCGATCCGGGCACAGCCCCGCCTCTCGTAGCAGCGGCAATGTCCGCATGGAGAGCAGCACACTGGACTCCTCGTCCAGACACAAATCCAGACATAAACCTCTGGCGCCGG AGGAGGCCGGTGCGCCGGAGCTCTTGGATCCAGGAGGAGCAGGGATGCCCTccactcacactctgccttccCCTCATGAATCTTATCACTACGGCCTGGGCTACACCTCCCCCTTCTCCTCTCAGCAACGGCCTCAACGCCACTCCATGTACGTGAGGAGGGAGCGCCACCGACCACACGGGGTGGAGAGTACGATGGCGGGCTTGCCTCCACCGGGGCAGGCGATACCGACGCGGGCCAGTAGCCTGCAGCTCCTCTCCCCCCAGCTGCAGCACCGGACCAACCTGACCGGACACTCAGTGAGCTCTTCGAGAGAGGACTGCAACGAGGACATGACGAGG AGTGAGCAGCCCCCTAAAGACATGAGCCACCCTTGTGCCCCCATCAAAGACTCTACGAGGGACAACACTGCTGCTTTTCATACACAGCGCTCTAAAAACGAG GTCGGCATGTATCACGACCCTCATGGCGAGGACGGAGGTTCCTCCAAGGAGAACCGGATGATCTTCACTGAGTCGATGCCTCGGAGAGTCGGCAGCTTCTACCGAG TCCCCTCCCCCAGACCAGACAACTCCTCCTCTTTCCATGACGGCGTCGGGCAGGGTCGAGGGCCGGTCGTACCCGTCGTACCCGGAGACCCTGTCGCCATGGCCAACCACTCCAAGCGCCAGACGGCTTTCGACTG GACCGCTGCAGAAGCGATGGTCATGAATCCTCCGGAGCCCGtcaaagagaaggagaaacaaGGCTTCTTCAGAGccattaaaaagaagaagaagaagacacaaATA GTTCCTGGTAACGGACAAGAACACCTGTCCCTGCAGAGGAGCTCCAAGTCGTCCTCTCACCACGGCAGCCGGCGGAAAAACCGGGAGCGATCCCGAGACAGAGACCGGGAGCGGGAACAGAGCCGGGACCGAGACCGGGaccgagagagggagagagaacgggagagagaaagagagagagaaagggagagagagagggaaagagggagggagagagagagagtcaatgACTGGCCACAAGAAAAACCAGTGGACTCACACTCTCAG AGTCAACCACTCAAGTCACTCCGCAGGCTCCTTCacctctccccttcctcctcaaATCAAggccagcctcctcctcctcctccagacctGCGCTTCCAAGCCCCCCTCCCTAACCCCCCTCAGCCCCCCTCCAAAGTGGGCTACTCCGAGGTTCGCGGGCACGCCGATAGCAGGGGCCACCCTGGGGTGAGCAGCTCCGCCCAGGCCAAGAGCCGCAAGCCCAGCTACCCCCTCCCTGGACAGATCGAGTCCAGCTGGCATGTGTCTGCTTTACAGCGGGCGGAGGGCGCTCAGTTCACTCCCGAACAGCTGGGCATCAAACCGGGGCAGAACGGACCCACCTTCACCAGAGCCTCCCGCACCAGGATGCCAAACCTCAACGACCTGAAGGAGACAGCGCTGTAA
- the cdkl5 gene encoding cyclin-dependent kinase-like 5 isoform X1, whose product MNKFEVLGIVGEGAYGVVLKCRHKETNELVAIKKFKDSEENEEVKETTLRELKMLRTLKQDNIVELKEAFRRRGKLYLVFEYVERNMLELLEELPNGAPPDKVRSYIYQLIKAINWCHTNDIVHRDIKPENLLISSEDVLKLCDFGFARNLSEGTDANYTEYVATRWYRSPELLLGAPYGKAVDMWSVGCILGELSDGQPLFPGESEIDQLFTIQKVLGPLPAEQMKLFYNNPRFHGIRFPSVTHPQTLERRYQGILSVLMLDLMKSLLLLNPTERFLTEQSLNHPAFQPLRQAERERPPPTSPNPPRSSKRKTHHHGENTVPTRSHTKSTSRRSNTKECSSLPRHGDLHHLGNKSFLNGNKPAPSSLSPTLHPKAQYMSQTLNRSASSNKDLANNNLPPLLSPKEAKGKTEFDFSMGPSPKLPDQGHGAKYGHSKPSSSRSQQQQQQQQQQQQQQQQQQHQQQQQQQAGRHTFLEGKTNTLQSGAEKQHGRHTHSMADSAHGSMSSSSKSSASYLSLSKSHSALSDAKSVGNLSDGRLHLDDPNANTTAGVGPGARFFPASCLDLNAPSVPQGPPGSPSARHSDRSGHSPASRSSGNVRMESSTLDSSSRHKSRHKPLAPEEAGAPELLDPGGAGMPSTHTLPSPHESYHYGLGYTSPFSSQQRPQRHSMYVRRERHRPHGVESTMAGLPPPGQAIPTRASSLQLLSPQLQHRTNLTGHSVSSSREDCNEDMTRSEQPPKDMSHPCAPIKDSTRDNTAAFHTQRSKNEVGMYHDPHGEDGGSSKENRMIFTESMPRRVGSFYRVPSPRPDNSSSFHDGVGQGRGPVVPVVPGDPVAMANHSKRQTAFDWTAAEAMVMNPPEPVKEKEKQGFFRAIKKKKKKTQITDMEDGRNPSIKKSLFPLFSSKNSLKHNSAVKVLPVVASPMVQHQPPAPYPASPVPGNGQEHLSLQRSSKSSSHHGSRRKNRERSRDRDREREQSRDRDRDRERERERERERERERERERERGRERERVNDWPQEKPVDSHSQSQPLKSLRRLLHLSPSSSNQGQPPPPPPDLRFQAPLPNPPQPPSKVGYSEVRGHADSRGHPGVSSSAQAKSRKPSYPLPGQIESSWHVSALQRAEGAQFTPEQLGIKPGQNGPTFTRASRTRMPNLNDLKETAL is encoded by the exons GAAACCAATGAGCTGGTGGCCATTAAGAAGTTCAAAGACAGCGAGG AAAATGAGGAGGTCAAGGAGACGACGCTTCGGGAGCTGAAGATGCTTCGGACGTTGAAGCAGGACAACATCGTGGAGCTGAAGGAGGCTTTTCGCAGGAGGGGGAAACTCTACCTCGTCTTTGAATACGTCGAGAGG AACATGCTGGAGCTACTAGAGGAGCTGCCAAACGGTGCACCGCCTGATAAAGTCCGCAGCTACATCTACCAGCTCATCAAAGCCATCAACTGGTGTCACACCAATGATATAGTACACAGAG ATATCAAGCCGGAGAACCTCCTCATCAGCTCCGAGGATGTTCTCAAACTCTGTGACTTTG GTTTCGCTCGTAACCTGTCTGAAGGAACAGATGCCAATTACACTGAGTATGTGGCTACAAGGTGGTACCGCTCgcctgagctgctgctggg ggCTCCCTATGGAAAGGCGGTGGACATGTGGTCGGTGGGGTGTATCCTCGGGGAGCTGAGTGACGGACAGCCCTTGTTTCCAGGGGAGAGTGAGATAGATCAG CTCTTCACCATTCAGAAGGTTTTGGGGCCACTTCCTGCAGAGCAGATGAAACTCTTCTACAACAACCCTCGCTTTCATGGAATCAGG ttTCCCTCAGTTACTCATCCTCAGACTTTGGAGAGACGGTACCAAGGCATCTTGAGTGTTTTGATGTTGGATCTGATGAAG AGCCTGTTGCTGCTGAACCCGACTGAGCGTTTTCTGACCGAGCAGAGTTTGAACCATCCGGCCTTTCAGCCTCTGAGGCAggccgagagagagaggcctCCTCCCACGTCTCCCAACCCACCGCGCTCCTCCAAGAGGAAAACACACCATCATGGAGAGAACACAGTTCCCACGAG gAGTCACACTAAGAGCACGAGCCGTCGCTCCAACACTAAAGAATGTTCCAGCCTCCCTCGCCATGGCGACCTCCATCACCTCGGCAACAAGAGTTTCCTCAACGGTAACAAACCGGCCCCGTCCAGTTTAAGCCCTACGCTTCACCCTAAGGCCCAGTACATGTCCCAGACCCTCAATCGCTCTGCCTCATCCAACAAAGATCTGGCTAACAACAACCTGCCGCCCCTCCTCAGTCCCAAAGAAGCCAAAGGCAAGACGGAGTTTGATTTCAGCATGGGGCCCTCTCCAAAGCTGCCGGACCAGGGACATGGGGCGAAGTATGGCCACAGCAAACCCAGCTCCTCTcgctctcagcagcagcagcagcagcagcagcagcagcagcagcagcagcagcagcagcagcaccagcagcagcagcagcagcaggccggCCGCCACACCTTCCTGGAAGGCAAGACCAACACGCTGCAGTCTGGAGCAGAGAAGCAACATGGCCGACACACCCACAGTATGGCCGACTCTGCCCACGGATCCATGTCGTCCTCTTCTAAGAGTTCAGCCTCTTATCTCAGCCTGTCCAAGAGCCACAGCGCGCTGAGTGACGCCAAATCTGTAGGGAACCTCAGCGACGGTCGACTCCACCTAGACGACCCGAACGCCAACACGACAGCAGGGGTGGGACCCGGCGCCCGCTTCTTCCCCGCCAGCTGTTTAGACCTCAACGCCCCTTCAGTTCCCCAGGGGCCGCCCGGCAGCCCCTCTGCTCGCCACAGCGATCGATCCGGGCACAGCCCCGCCTCTCGTAGCAGCGGCAATGTCCGCATGGAGAGCAGCACACTGGACTCCTCGTCCAGACACAAATCCAGACATAAACCTCTGGCGCCGG AGGAGGCCGGTGCGCCGGAGCTCTTGGATCCAGGAGGAGCAGGGATGCCCTccactcacactctgccttccCCTCATGAATCTTATCACTACGGCCTGGGCTACACCTCCCCCTTCTCCTCTCAGCAACGGCCTCAACGCCACTCCATGTACGTGAGGAGGGAGCGCCACCGACCACACGGGGTGGAGAGTACGATGGCGGGCTTGCCTCCACCGGGGCAGGCGATACCGACGCGGGCCAGTAGCCTGCAGCTCCTCTCCCCCCAGCTGCAGCACCGGACCAACCTGACCGGACACTCAGTGAGCTCTTCGAGAGAGGACTGCAACGAGGACATGACGAGG AGTGAGCAGCCCCCTAAAGACATGAGCCACCCTTGTGCCCCCATCAAAGACTCTACGAGGGACAACACTGCTGCTTTTCATACACAGCGCTCTAAAAACGAG GTCGGCATGTATCACGACCCTCATGGCGAGGACGGAGGTTCCTCCAAGGAGAACCGGATGATCTTCACTGAGTCGATGCCTCGGAGAGTCGGCAGCTTCTACCGAG TCCCCTCCCCCAGACCAGACAACTCCTCCTCTTTCCATGACGGCGTCGGGCAGGGTCGAGGGCCGGTCGTACCCGTCGTACCCGGAGACCCTGTCGCCATGGCCAACCACTCCAAGCGCCAGACGGCTTTCGACTG GACCGCTGCAGAAGCGATGGTCATGAATCCTCCGGAGCCCGtcaaagagaaggagaaacaaGGCTTCTTCAGAGccattaaaaagaagaagaagaagacacaaATA acggacatggaggacgGGAGGAACCCCAGCATCAAGAAAAGCCTTTTCCCCCTCTTTAGCTCTAAGAATAGCTTAAAGCACAACTCAGCTGTCAAAGTCCTTCCTGTAGTCGCCTCGCCTATGGTACAACACCAGCCTCCCGCGCCCTACCCTGCCTCTCCA GTTCCTGGTAACGGACAAGAACACCTGTCCCTGCAGAGGAGCTCCAAGTCGTCCTCTCACCACGGCAGCCGGCGGAAAAACCGGGAGCGATCCCGAGACAGAGACCGGGAGCGGGAACAGAGCCGGGACCGAGACCGGGaccgagagagggagagagaacgggagagagaaagagagagagaaagggagagagagagggaaagagggagggagagagagagagtcaatgACTGGCCACAAGAAAAACCAGTGGACTCACACTCTCAG AGTCAACCACTCAAGTCACTCCGCAGGCTCCTTCacctctccccttcctcctcaaATCAAggccagcctcctcctcctcctccagacctGCGCTTCCAAGCCCCCCTCCCTAACCCCCCTCAGCCCCCCTCCAAAGTGGGCTACTCCGAGGTTCGCGGGCACGCCGATAGCAGGGGCCACCCTGGGGTGAGCAGCTCCGCCCAGGCCAAGAGCCGCAAGCCCAGCTACCCCCTCCCTGGACAGATCGAGTCCAGCTGGCATGTGTCTGCTTTACAGCGGGCGGAGGGCGCTCAGTTCACTCCCGAACAGCTGGGCATCAAACCGGGGCAGAACGGACCCACCTTCACCAGAGCCTCCCGCACCAGGATGCCAAACCTCAACGACCTGAAGGAGACAGCGCTGTAA
- the cdkl5 gene encoding cyclin-dependent kinase-like 5 isoform X2, with the protein MNKFEVLGIVGEGAYGVVLKCRHKETNELVAIKKFKDSEENEEVKETTLRELKMLRTLKQDNIVELKEAFRRRGKLYLVFEYVERNMLELLEELPNGAPPDKVRSYIYQLIKAINWCHTNDIVHRDIKPENLLISSEDVLKLCDFGFARNLSEGTDANYTEYVATRWYRSPELLLGAPYGKAVDMWSVGCILGELSDGQPLFPGESEIDQLFTIQKVLGPLPAEQMKLFYNNPRFHGIRFPSVTHPQTLERRYQGILSVLMLDLMKSLLLLNPTERFLTEQSLNHPAFQPLRQAERERPPPTSPNPPRSSKRKTHHHGENTVPTRSHTKSTSRRSNTKECSSLPRHGDLHHLGNKSFLNGNKPAPSSLSPTLHPKAQYMSQTLNRSASSNKDLANNNLPPLLSPKEAKGKTEFDFSMGPSPKLPDQGHGAKYGHSKPSSSRSQQQQQQQQQQQQQQQQQQHQQQQQQQAGRHTFLEGKTNTLQSGAEKQHGRHTHSMADSAHGSMSSSSKSSASYLSLSKSHSALSDAKSVGNLSDGRLHLDDPNANTTAGVGPGARFFPASCLDLNAPSVPQGPPGSPSARHSDRSGHSPASRSSGNVRMESSTLDSSSRHKSRHKPLAPEEAGAPELLDPGGAGMPSTHTLPSPHESYHYGLGYTSPFSSQQRPQRHSMYVRRERHRPHGVESTMAGLPPPGQAIPTRASSLQLLSPQLQHRTNLTGHSVSSSREDCNEDMTRSEQPPKDMSHPCAPIKDSTRDNTAAFHTQRSKNEVGMYHDPHGEDGGSSKENRMIFTESMPRRVGSFYRVPSPRPDNSSSFHDGVGQGRGPVVPVVPGDPVAMANHSKRQTAFDWTAAEAMVMNPPEPVKEKEKQGFFRAIKKKKKKTQITDMEDGRNPSIKKSLFPLFSSKNSLKHNSAVKVLPVVASPMVPGNGQEHLSLQRSSKSSSHHGSRRKNRERSRDRDREREQSRDRDRDRERERERERERERERERERERGRERERVNDWPQEKPVDSHSQSQPLKSLRRLLHLSPSSSNQGQPPPPPPDLRFQAPLPNPPQPPSKVGYSEVRGHADSRGHPGVSSSAQAKSRKPSYPLPGQIESSWHVSALQRAEGAQFTPEQLGIKPGQNGPTFTRASRTRMPNLNDLKETAL; encoded by the exons GAAACCAATGAGCTGGTGGCCATTAAGAAGTTCAAAGACAGCGAGG AAAATGAGGAGGTCAAGGAGACGACGCTTCGGGAGCTGAAGATGCTTCGGACGTTGAAGCAGGACAACATCGTGGAGCTGAAGGAGGCTTTTCGCAGGAGGGGGAAACTCTACCTCGTCTTTGAATACGTCGAGAGG AACATGCTGGAGCTACTAGAGGAGCTGCCAAACGGTGCACCGCCTGATAAAGTCCGCAGCTACATCTACCAGCTCATCAAAGCCATCAACTGGTGTCACACCAATGATATAGTACACAGAG ATATCAAGCCGGAGAACCTCCTCATCAGCTCCGAGGATGTTCTCAAACTCTGTGACTTTG GTTTCGCTCGTAACCTGTCTGAAGGAACAGATGCCAATTACACTGAGTATGTGGCTACAAGGTGGTACCGCTCgcctgagctgctgctggg ggCTCCCTATGGAAAGGCGGTGGACATGTGGTCGGTGGGGTGTATCCTCGGGGAGCTGAGTGACGGACAGCCCTTGTTTCCAGGGGAGAGTGAGATAGATCAG CTCTTCACCATTCAGAAGGTTTTGGGGCCACTTCCTGCAGAGCAGATGAAACTCTTCTACAACAACCCTCGCTTTCATGGAATCAGG ttTCCCTCAGTTACTCATCCTCAGACTTTGGAGAGACGGTACCAAGGCATCTTGAGTGTTTTGATGTTGGATCTGATGAAG AGCCTGTTGCTGCTGAACCCGACTGAGCGTTTTCTGACCGAGCAGAGTTTGAACCATCCGGCCTTTCAGCCTCTGAGGCAggccgagagagagaggcctCCTCCCACGTCTCCCAACCCACCGCGCTCCTCCAAGAGGAAAACACACCATCATGGAGAGAACACAGTTCCCACGAG gAGTCACACTAAGAGCACGAGCCGTCGCTCCAACACTAAAGAATGTTCCAGCCTCCCTCGCCATGGCGACCTCCATCACCTCGGCAACAAGAGTTTCCTCAACGGTAACAAACCGGCCCCGTCCAGTTTAAGCCCTACGCTTCACCCTAAGGCCCAGTACATGTCCCAGACCCTCAATCGCTCTGCCTCATCCAACAAAGATCTGGCTAACAACAACCTGCCGCCCCTCCTCAGTCCCAAAGAAGCCAAAGGCAAGACGGAGTTTGATTTCAGCATGGGGCCCTCTCCAAAGCTGCCGGACCAGGGACATGGGGCGAAGTATGGCCACAGCAAACCCAGCTCCTCTcgctctcagcagcagcagcagcagcagcagcagcagcagcagcagcagcagcagcagcagcaccagcagcagcagcagcagcaggccggCCGCCACACCTTCCTGGAAGGCAAGACCAACACGCTGCAGTCTGGAGCAGAGAAGCAACATGGCCGACACACCCACAGTATGGCCGACTCTGCCCACGGATCCATGTCGTCCTCTTCTAAGAGTTCAGCCTCTTATCTCAGCCTGTCCAAGAGCCACAGCGCGCTGAGTGACGCCAAATCTGTAGGGAACCTCAGCGACGGTCGACTCCACCTAGACGACCCGAACGCCAACACGACAGCAGGGGTGGGACCCGGCGCCCGCTTCTTCCCCGCCAGCTGTTTAGACCTCAACGCCCCTTCAGTTCCCCAGGGGCCGCCCGGCAGCCCCTCTGCTCGCCACAGCGATCGATCCGGGCACAGCCCCGCCTCTCGTAGCAGCGGCAATGTCCGCATGGAGAGCAGCACACTGGACTCCTCGTCCAGACACAAATCCAGACATAAACCTCTGGCGCCGG AGGAGGCCGGTGCGCCGGAGCTCTTGGATCCAGGAGGAGCAGGGATGCCCTccactcacactctgccttccCCTCATGAATCTTATCACTACGGCCTGGGCTACACCTCCCCCTTCTCCTCTCAGCAACGGCCTCAACGCCACTCCATGTACGTGAGGAGGGAGCGCCACCGACCACACGGGGTGGAGAGTACGATGGCGGGCTTGCCTCCACCGGGGCAGGCGATACCGACGCGGGCCAGTAGCCTGCAGCTCCTCTCCCCCCAGCTGCAGCACCGGACCAACCTGACCGGACACTCAGTGAGCTCTTCGAGAGAGGACTGCAACGAGGACATGACGAGG AGTGAGCAGCCCCCTAAAGACATGAGCCACCCTTGTGCCCCCATCAAAGACTCTACGAGGGACAACACTGCTGCTTTTCATACACAGCGCTCTAAAAACGAG GTCGGCATGTATCACGACCCTCATGGCGAGGACGGAGGTTCCTCCAAGGAGAACCGGATGATCTTCACTGAGTCGATGCCTCGGAGAGTCGGCAGCTTCTACCGAG TCCCCTCCCCCAGACCAGACAACTCCTCCTCTTTCCATGACGGCGTCGGGCAGGGTCGAGGGCCGGTCGTACCCGTCGTACCCGGAGACCCTGTCGCCATGGCCAACCACTCCAAGCGCCAGACGGCTTTCGACTG GACCGCTGCAGAAGCGATGGTCATGAATCCTCCGGAGCCCGtcaaagagaaggagaaacaaGGCTTCTTCAGAGccattaaaaagaagaagaagaagacacaaATA acggacatggaggacgGGAGGAACCCCAGCATCAAGAAAAGCCTTTTCCCCCTCTTTAGCTCTAAGAATAGCTTAAAGCACAACTCAGCTGTCAAAGTCCTTCCTGTAGTCGCCTCGCCTATG GTTCCTGGTAACGGACAAGAACACCTGTCCCTGCAGAGGAGCTCCAAGTCGTCCTCTCACCACGGCAGCCGGCGGAAAAACCGGGAGCGATCCCGAGACAGAGACCGGGAGCGGGAACAGAGCCGGGACCGAGACCGGGaccgagagagggagagagaacgggagagagaaagagagagagaaagggagagagagagggaaagagggagggagagagagagagtcaatgACTGGCCACAAGAAAAACCAGTGGACTCACACTCTCAG AGTCAACCACTCAAGTCACTCCGCAGGCTCCTTCacctctccccttcctcctcaaATCAAggccagcctcctcctcctcctccagacctGCGCTTCCAAGCCCCCCTCCCTAACCCCCCTCAGCCCCCCTCCAAAGTGGGCTACTCCGAGGTTCGCGGGCACGCCGATAGCAGGGGCCACCCTGGGGTGAGCAGCTCCGCCCAGGCCAAGAGCCGCAAGCCCAGCTACCCCCTCCCTGGACAGATCGAGTCCAGCTGGCATGTGTCTGCTTTACAGCGGGCGGAGGGCGCTCAGTTCACTCCCGAACAGCTGGGCATCAAACCGGGGCAGAACGGACCCACCTTCACCAGAGCCTCCCGCACCAGGATGCCAAACCTCAACGACCTGAAGGAGACAGCGCTGTAA